A window of Moritella sp. Urea-trap-13 contains these coding sequences:
- a CDS encoding YHS domain-containing (seleno)protein, whose protein sequence is MKYIIKLLAISTLLLSFNSFAKDPIYTGYFSSEAVSGYDTVAYFTQSKAVKGLKKFSYEYQGEDWYFSNSQHLALFKQSPEKYAPQYGGYCAFAVAKNDTASSDPTQWTIEDGKLYLNYNADIKQQWLADKLNFIEKADQNWPNVLN, encoded by the coding sequence ATGAAATATATAATAAAGTTGTTAGCTATCAGCACCCTACTCTTATCATTTAACAGTTTTGCTAAAGATCCTATCTATACCGGTTATTTTAGCAGTGAAGCGGTAAGCGGATACGATACTGTTGCTTATTTCACCCAATCGAAAGCAGTGAAAGGGTTGAAAAAATTCAGCTATGAATATCAAGGTGAAGACTGGTACTTTAGTAACAGCCAACATCTGGCTTTGTTTAAACAAAGCCCAGAAAAATACGCGCCACAATATGGTGGTTACTGCGCCTTTGCAGTGGCTAAAAATGATACCGCATCATCAGATCCAACCCAGTGGACAATCGAAGATGGTAAGCTTTATTTAAATTATAATGCTGATATTAAACAACAATGGTTAGCAGACAAACTAAACTTTATAGAAAAAGCCGATCAAAACTGGCCTAACGTATTGAACTAA
- a CDS encoding DUF2913 family protein — protein MSDKEKAYNVNMLNLVREGLTALSDAQAEKRSLQNPVSETHFLGNWIITALKEKRFDIILAGDLRIWLQESRTLGPKADFKLRFETIERVYTQICELEYKNITQFILEDILTELDKDGWLIETESNVTDKFKLSSSGENSLVICAEVYDRAFSDTDGALESPLSVFIRHGDQAFIDKMYSHGYLVFGSTNRSIVKRHNRYILRPFNHAKKLAILPTLAD, from the coding sequence ATGTCTGATAAAGAAAAAGCCTATAACGTGAATATGTTGAACCTCGTTAGAGAAGGTTTAACGGCGTTATCTGATGCGCAAGCAGAAAAACGTAGTTTACAAAATCCAGTATCTGAAACACATTTTTTGGGTAATTGGATCATTACTGCGTTAAAAGAAAAGCGTTTTGATATCATCTTAGCGGGTGATTTAAGAATTTGGTTGCAAGAAAGCCGAACATTAGGGCCAAAAGCTGATTTTAAACTGCGATTTGAGACCATCGAACGTGTTTATACCCAGATCTGCGAACTAGAATATAAAAATATAACCCAGTTTATTTTGGAAGATATTTTAACTGAGCTGGATAAAGACGGCTGGTTGATTGAAACTGAAAGTAATGTGACGGATAAGTTTAAATTAAGCTCAAGTGGTGAAAATTCACTGGTGATTTGTGCTGAAGTTTATGATCGCGCTTTTTCTGATACCGACGGAGCATTGGAAAGCCCGCTTTCTGTATTTATTCGTCATGGTGATCAGGCATTTATTGATAAAATGTACTCACACGGTTATTTAGTCTTTGGTTCAACCAATCGTTCGATTGTAAAACGTCATAACCGTTATATCTTACGTCCGTTTAATCACGCTAAAAAATTAGCTATTCTGCCGACGTTAGCAGACTAA
- a CDS encoding ATP synthase subunit I has protein sequence MPHHAYELAIRGYALKLILGQLLLVLFIVSATYLGTDHKSTRSAALGGMIFLVPQYIFTRLSFLYTGSANMMRANTFMILGHACKFALIFILFSVILPLPDIQHFYLFITFVLVMFSQIFSLLKPLPEQYPARLVLSEKVVIEEKESVDIEAGKQGI, from the coding sequence ATGCCACATCATGCATATGAATTAGCCATCAGAGGTTATGCACTAAAACTAATTTTAGGTCAGTTGCTGTTAGTATTATTTATTGTTTCAGCGACTTATCTTGGTACAGATCATAAATCGACACGCTCGGCAGCGTTAGGTGGGATGATTTTCTTGGTACCACAGTATATCTTTACTCGATTATCATTTTTGTATACAGGCTCAGCAAATATGATGCGAGCCAATACTTTTATGATCCTCGGTCATGCTTGTAAATTTGCACTCATCTTTATTTTGTTTAGCGTGATATTACCGTTACCTGACATCCAGCATTTCTATTTGTTTATTACCTTTGTCTTGGTGATGTTTTCACAAATATTTAGCTTGTTGAAACCACTACCAGAACAGTATCCAGCTAGGTTAGTATTATCAGAAAAGGTAGTAATAGAAGAGAAAGAAAGTGTAGATATCGAAGCGGGTAAACAAGGTATTTAA